A segment of the Parasphingopyxis algicola genome:
TTGGCCGAGCGAATCGTGCAGAAGCCCATTGCGGGGCCATGCCTGCACATTTCATTTCTCCAGCCTTTTCCGTGCGTTAGCCTATTTGCGGAATAAAATTATTCCCACATCAAGACACTATGTAACACATTCGTAAGAAAAATTCCAGTGCTGCACTGCGGCATCGGCCAGCGAAGCCCCGAAGGCCGGGCGTTTCGGCGGACCGGGGAGGGTCAGTTTCAGGCGTCGATCGTCCAGCGGAACTGGAATTCCAGCTCCTCGATTCCGTCGCCGCGCTCATGCTCGATCGAGAAGATCGCATGGGCGGGCACCCGGATGCGTTCATTGTCGAGCTGGATCTCGAAGGCGCGGCCGTCCTTCATGCAGGCGACGAGCCGCTCGAGCTTCTCGATATGCTGGTCGTCGGAATAGCTTTTGGTGACGTCGCGATCGGTGGCCATTATATTCTCCGGGCTGGCTGGCCCGGCGAGCATGGCCGATCGCCGTTACACCATCATGTCGGAGACGCGTTTTCGCTCAGTCGCCTTCGCCGGGCTCGGGCGAGAAATATTTGTCATATTTCCCTTCTTCGCCCTTATGCTCGTCGGCGTCGGCCGGCGCATCGCGGCTTTGCGTGATGTTCGGCCATTCGTCGGCGAACTTGGCGTTGAGCTCGAGCCATTTTTCCTGGCCCGGTTCGGTATCGGGCAGGATCGCCTCGGCCGGGCATTCGGGTTCGCACACGCCGCAATCGATGCACTCGGCCGGATGGATGACGAGCATGTTGTCGCCTTCGTAGAAACAGTCCACCGGACACACTTCGACGCAATCCATATATTTGCATTTGATGCAGGCATCGGTGACGACATAGGTCATTGGCGCGGCTCTCCTCGCTGGTGCGCTGGAATCTGCTAGCCACGAGATGACGCCCGCGTCAACGCTTTCCGTCATCCATGCTTTCTATGGGCTGGTAAATCTCCGCTACCAGCTTGGCCGGGACCCGCCTTTGGGGCAGGCTCTCGATCCGGAGCACGCGCACGCCGCCGGGTAGCGGGACGCTCAGAACGTCGCCGACGCGCACCACGGCATGGGCGCGGTCGATGCGCCGGCCCGCGCAGCGGATATGGCCCTTCTCGGCGATCTTCTGCGCGAGCGCGCGGGTGCGGGCGAGCCGGGAAAACCAGAGGAATCTGTCGATCCGCAAACCGTCTTCGGTCATGCGTCTCAGCTCCGGCCGAGATCGAGTTCGGCGAGCTTGGCGAAGGCGTTGCCCGGCGCCGGTTTGCGGTTTCTGGCCTTGGGCGCACGCCGGCCGCGCCAGACCCATTGCGGGGCGCCGTCCGCATCGGCGGGCATTGCCGGCTGGAAGCCCAGCGCCTGCATGAGCCGGGCGAGCGCCGCATCGCTCAGGCCCAGCGAGGTGGCGAGCGCGGGGTCGGGTGCGAAGGGTTTCTTGCCGTCGCGCGCGTCATGGGCGGCGCGGGCCACCCGCTCGGCCATGTCGATCCGGAGCATCTGCCCCGCAAAGCCGCGAAAGCCGGCGGCGCGCCAGGCGGCGAGCGTTTGCCCCTTCGGTTCGGGCAGCAGCGTCGCGCCCGGCGGGGGCGTTTCGGGCATTGGCGTGTCGGCCGAAGCGGCCGCGAGCGCCAGCCGCCAGCGGATCGCCTCGGGCTTCAGCAGCTTGGGGTGGAAGATGTCGAGCGCGCCGATCGTCAGGCCCAGCCGGCCGATCCGGTGGCGCTGTTCCTTGTCGAGCGCGCCGAGCGGTCCGAGCGCCGTCTTGCGCGGCAGGATCCCGCCCGCCTCGACCAGCGGTGCGAGCAGGGCGCGGATCGCGGGCGCCGTCCCGGCCGCGCCGAGCGTCGTATCGATCTTGCGCAGCGGGCCGAGGATCCGGCGGAGCGTCCGCGCCAGCCAGCCCTGCAGCCGGGCTGCGATCCGCGTCCGCTGGTCCTCGGTCAGCGCGGCGAGGTTCTTGTCGAGGACGATGGCGGGTTCGAGCAATGTCTTGCCAGCGACCAGCTGCGCGATCGCATCGCCGCGCCACGAGATGGAGACGGGAGCGCCGGCTTCGGTCACGAGCGCGAACGCCTCGTCGCCGTCGGCGACCAGCGCGGCCGTGCGTTCGGCCCATTCGCCGCCGAGCCGGCGTTCGGCCGCCGCGAGCAGCCGCTTGGTGTCGGCATGATTGGTCCCGGCATCGACGGTGAACCGGAAACCCGAGATCGTGCCGATCGGCTCGTCGTCGACCGTCACCACACCGTCGGCATCGACCTGGACGGGCAACGCCTCTTCGCCCTTCGCGCCGATATCGCGCATCAGCACCGTCGTCCGCCGGTCGACGAAACGCTGGGTAAGGCTGTCGTGCAGCGCATCGGACAGCCGTTGTTCGATCGCCTGGGTCCGCGCGGCGCCCTTGGCCGGATCGGCGAGCCAGTCGGCGCGGTGCGCGACATAGGCCCAGATGCGGATCGCCGCGAGCCGGCCGGCCAGGGTCTCGACATCGCCCGCAAGATTTTCGAGCGCGCCGACCTCCTGCGCGAATACCGGTGCCGGGATATGCCCATCGCCCTCGGAAAGATGCCGGAACAACCGGCCGACAAGCCGGGCATGGCCGTCGGCTCCCGTCTTGCGGAAATCGGGCAGGCCGCAGGTGGCCCAGAGCCGCTCGACCATGGCCGGGCCGGTGGCGCGTTCGCGGACCCAGCCTTCGTCCGCGAGCGTCTTGAGGACGGCGAGATCGACCGCCTCGGGAGCGGCGCGCAACACATCCTCCTGCGGTTTCGCCTCGAGGTCGGCGATCAGCGTCTCGAGCGTATCGAACCGCGGATCGCCCTCGCGCCAGTAGAGCTGGCGCAGCCAGGGAAACTCGTGCGCCTCGATCCGTTCGACTTCCTCGTCGGTGAAGCGCGCATGATCTTCGCCCTCCAGCCCCAAGGTACCGAATGTACCGTCGCGCTGGTGGCGCCCGGCGCGCCCGGCGATCTGCGCCATCTCGTGGATGTGGAGCCGCCGTCTGCGCCGCCCGTCGAATTTGCGCAGCGAGGCGAAGGCGACATGGTGGACGTCCATGTTGAGGCCCATGCCGATCGCATCGGTCGCGACGAGATAGTCGACTTCGCCGGCCTGGAACATCGCGACCTGGGCGTTGCGGGTGCGCGGGGAGAGCGCGCCCATTACGACTGCCGCGCCGCCGCGCAGCCGGCGCAGCATCTCGGCGACCGCGTACACTTCCTCGGCGCTGAACGCGACGATGGCCGAACGCGGCGGCAGGCGGGAGAGCTTTTTGGGGCCCGAATAGGAGAGCGTCGAGAAACGCGGGCGCGAAATGATATCGGCGTCGGGCGTCAGCGCCGATAGCATCGGCCGCAAACTGTCCGACCCGAGGATCATCGTCTCCTCGCGCCCGCGCATTTGGAGCAGGCGATCGGTAAAGACATGACCGCGCTCGGGATCGGCGGCGAGCTGCGCTTCGTCGATCGCGACAAAGGCCGTATCGCGGTCGCGCGGCATCGATTCCGCGGTGCAGAGCAGCCAGCGCGCCTTGTCCGGGAGAATCTTCTCCTCGCCCGTGATCAGCGCCACGCTCTCCGATCCCTTCGCGGCGACCACCCGATCGTAGACTTCGCGCGCGAGAAGGCGCAGCGGAAAGCCGATCATTCCGCTCGCATGGCCCATCATGCGTTCGACGGCGAGATGGGTCTTGCCGGTATTGGTCGGACCGAGCACGGCGGCGAGCGGCGCCCGGGCGAAATTGCTCATGCGGCCAACATCGGGGATGATGTCCACAGGCGCAAGGCGAGAAGCCCCGGAAAGACAGGATTTTCGGCCGGCACAGCCCGCTGCACGGCTCGCCGCACCGGAGATTCGGCCCGTCTCACCTTAATTTGACTTTAACGCTTTTTAACCACAACGGTCAGCACCGGAGATGCGCCCGACGCGCCGGGTGAGATCAGTCCATAAGCGGGGTCGCTCTTGTATCAGCGCAACGAATTCGGAGGGGGGCAGGGAAGCGGCACAGCCGCGCTTTCCTTCGATTCCGCCGTGCCGGCGCCGGCTCCCGGCGATACGCCCAAATTCGGCGAAGCGCTGCGCTCGAAAATACCGGTCAGCCGCTGGGCCGATCTCGATCTCGTCGTCGATCTCGGGGCGCAGGTGGGCAGCCGGACCTGGTGGCGCGGCGCGCTGACCTGCGCGGTCCTGTGCGGCTCTACCTTCCTGCTCGCGCCCAGCGTCGAGGCCATCCCGGCGATGGTCGAGCCGATGGAAGAGACGCAATGGGACGAAGCCCGCGCCCAGGCGATCACGCCGCTCGCTTTCGGCGGCGACACCGGCCGCCGGATGGCCGCGACCGATGCCGTCGAGCCGCTGGCGGGAACGCCCGAACGGCCGCGTATCGAATTGACCGCGACCCTGGGCCGCGGCGACGGATTCGACCGGGTGCTGCAGCGCGCGGGCGTGGCACCCGACGAAGCCACCGAACTCGCGGCGATGATATCCGATGCCGTCCCGATGGACGATATCCGGCCCGGAACGATCATGAACATCGTGCTCGGCCGCCGGCCCAACCGCACGGTACCGCGGCCGGTCGACGAAATTGCCTTCCGCGCCCGTTTCGATCTCAAGCTGGAAGTGGCCCGCGTCGACGGCGCGCTTCGGCTCAACCAGATCGCCATCGCGGTCGACGACACGCCGCTGCGCATTCGCGGCCGGGTCGGCTCGAGCCTCTACCGTTCGGCGCGCGCCGCCGGTGCGCCGCCCGCCGCCATCCAGGCCTATCTGCGTGCCATCGGAACGCGCATGTCGGTCAACCGCGACATCGGCGCGGACGCCACCTTCGACATGATCGTCGAACATCGCCGGGCCGAAACGGGAGAGACCGAAATCGGCCGGCTCGTCTATGCGGGCATCGAGCGCGGTGAGCGCGAAACCCAACTTTTGCGCTGGTCGGTCGGCGGGGACGATCAGTGGTTCGAAGCGTCGGGCGTCGGCCAGCAGACGGGCCAGATGCTGATGCCGGTCAATGGCCGGCTGACCTCGGGCTTCGGCTATCGCCGCCATCCGATCCTCGGCTATCGGCGCATGCATACCGGGCTCGACATCGCGGCCGGCCGCGGCACGCCGATCCGCGCCGCGGCATCGGGGACGGTGAACTTCTCCGGCCGCAATCGCGGCTATGGCAATTATGTCCGGATCAGCCATGGCAGCGGCATCCAGACCGCCTATGCGCATATGAGCCGGATCGTCGCGTCGAACGGATCGCGGGTCAGCCAGGGCCAGATTATCGGCTATGTCGGCTCG
Coding sequences within it:
- a CDS encoding M23 family metallopeptidase; this translates as MPAPAPGDTPKFGEALRSKIPVSRWADLDLVVDLGAQVGSRTWWRGALTCAVLCGSTFLLAPSVEAIPAMVEPMEETQWDEARAQAITPLAFGGDTGRRMAATDAVEPLAGTPERPRIELTATLGRGDGFDRVLQRAGVAPDEATELAAMISDAVPMDDIRPGTIMNIVLGRRPNRTVPRPVDEIAFRARFDLKLEVARVDGALRLNQIAIAVDDTPLRIRGRVGSSLYRSARAAGAPPAAIQAYLRAIGTRMSVNRDIGADATFDMIVEHRRAETGETEIGRLVYAGIERGERETQLLRWSVGGDDQWFEASGVGQQTGQMLMPVNGRLTSGFGYRRHPILGYRRMHTGLDIAAGRGTPIRAAASGTVNFSGRNRGYGNYVRISHGSGIQTAYAHMSRIVASNGSRVSQGQIIGYVGSTGMSTGPHLHYELIRNGRKVDPRSVSFTRQARLTGRELQRFRTTLANLLEVEPGAALARREEREEAEVASNNRRIERARS
- a CDS encoding RNA-binding S4 domain-containing protein encodes the protein MTEDGLRIDRFLWFSRLARTRALAQKIAEKGHIRCAGRRIDRAHAVVRVGDVLSVPLPGGVRVLRIESLPQRRVPAKLVAEIYQPIESMDDGKR
- a CDS encoding amphi-Trp domain-containing protein, giving the protein MATDRDVTKSYSDDQHIEKLERLVACMKDGRAFEIQLDNERIRVPAHAIFSIEHERGDGIEELEFQFRWTIDA
- the fdxA gene encoding ferredoxin FdxA; translation: MTYVVTDACIKCKYMDCVEVCPVDCFYEGDNMLVIHPAECIDCGVCEPECPAEAILPDTEPGQEKWLELNAKFADEWPNITQSRDAPADADEHKGEEGKYDKYFSPEPGEGD
- a CDS encoding helicase-related protein translates to MSNFARAPLAAVLGPTNTGKTHLAVERMMGHASGMIGFPLRLLAREVYDRVVAAKGSESVALITGEEKILPDKARWLLCTAESMPRDRDTAFVAIDEAQLAADPERGHVFTDRLLQMRGREETMILGSDSLRPMLSALTPDADIISRPRFSTLSYSGPKKLSRLPPRSAIVAFSAEEVYAVAEMLRRLRGGAAVVMGALSPRTRNAQVAMFQAGEVDYLVATDAIGMGLNMDVHHVAFASLRKFDGRRRRRLHIHEMAQIAGRAGRHQRDGTFGTLGLEGEDHARFTDEEVERIEAHEFPWLRQLYWREGDPRFDTLETLIADLEAKPQEDVLRAAPEAVDLAVLKTLADEGWVRERATGPAMVERLWATCGLPDFRKTGADGHARLVGRLFRHLSEGDGHIPAPVFAQEVGALENLAGDVETLAGRLAAIRIWAYVAHRADWLADPAKGAARTQAIEQRLSDALHDSLTQRFVDRRTTVLMRDIGAKGEEALPVQVDADGVVTVDDEPIGTISGFRFTVDAGTNHADTKRLLAAAERRLGGEWAERTAALVADGDEAFALVTEAGAPVSISWRGDAIAQLVAGKTLLEPAIVLDKNLAALTEDQRTRIAARLQGWLARTLRRILGPLRKIDTTLGAAGTAPAIRALLAPLVEAGGILPRKTALGPLGALDKEQRHRIGRLGLTIGALDIFHPKLLKPEAIRWRLALAAASADTPMPETPPPGATLLPEPKGQTLAAWRAAGFRGFAGQMLRIDMAERVARAAHDARDGKKPFAPDPALATSLGLSDAALARLMQALGFQPAMPADADGAPQWVWRGRRAPKARNRKPAPGNAFAKLAELDLGRS